In Kiritimatiellia bacterium, the DNA window GTATTGGTGGAAGACACGTCCAGATCCGTGGAGTCGCCCCAGACGAAGGCGCCGCGATGGTTGGCCTTGGCGCGCCGGCCGGCGGCGAAGGCGTACTTGGCGTCCTGCCCGACGGAATTATTCAGCCCGCCGGGGATCGTCGAAAACGCGGCGTAAAACGAGATCGCGTTGGAATAACCGCCGCCGATGGAACAGCCGGCGCCGCCCCACTCGATGTAGTTTTTCCAGCCTCCCGATATCGTGGCGTTGGTGCAGTAGTAATTCATCCCGTTGCGACTGCCTCCGCCGATGACCGCGTTGTTGCAGTCGCGGTTCAGGCTGTTCTGGTGCCCGCCGCTGATCGTGCTGTACTCCGAGGTGTAGTTGATGAAGTTGTTCACGCCGCCCGCGATGACGGCGCCCCGGGCGCCTGCCTCGACGGTGTTGCTGACGCCGCCGCCGATCGTGCTTTGGCCGGCGTCGAACCGAACCAGGTTCTGCCGCCCGCCGGCCACCGTGGAATCGACGGACGCGGCGCCGATCTCGTTGCTGATCCCGCCGCCGATCGTGCCGCCGGCGGAATACATGAAGATGCGGTTGTCGCAGCCCCCGCCGATGCTGGAATAGGACGACGTCGGATTGATGTCGTTGAACGCGCCGCCGCCGATCACGCCCCCGGGGGAGTCTTCGGCAACGACATTCTGATAACCGCCCGCGACGACCGAGTAGCACGACGTCCGCTGGATGCTGTTGAACGCGCCGCCGCCGATTGTGCTGTAGAGGGCGCGGTACGCGATGTCATGGCTTTCCCCGCCGGCGATGGTGGCGCCCTCCACATCCTGGCCGATCTCGTTGTTGTACCCGCCGCCGATGGTGTTGTTCCGGCTGTAGAAGCCGCACCGGTTCATCCATCCGCCGGCGATGGTGCAGCTCTTGGAAATCTGCCCGATGGAATGGTTGGCGCCGCCCCCGATGACGCTTCGCTCGGCGCTGACCTGGATGCGGTTGCTCGCGCCGCCGGCCACGGTGGAGAAGTAGGACCCGTTCTCGATGGTGTTCTCGCGGCCCCCGCCGATCGCGGAGTAGCCCGAACCCGCGCCGATCACGTTGTTGCTGCCGCCCAGGATGACGGCGCCGCCTGCGTTGTTGGAGATCGTGTTCGCTTCCGAACCCAGCACGATGTTCGGCGCGCCGTTGCTCGGCACGAAGAGCGCCGCGCGCTGGTTGTGGACGCGGATTTCCAGCGGCCGGTTGTCCGCCGTGCCGAGGTAATGCGTGCCCGCGACCGTGCCCGCGTTGCCGCCGGTTTCCCAGAACGTGTTGGCCGCCACGTCGGCGTTCGAGACCGTGCCGTCGACGATCTCCGCGCCCGTCACCGCGTCCGCGGCGAGTTGGAGGTTGGACCACAACCCCGTCACGTCGCCCGCGTGGGCCGCGGCCTTGAACACGGGGTCGCTCTCGGACACGAGGCCGGTGTCGTCCCCGTCCTGCAGGCCCTTGGGCATGTCGGTCCAGTCGATCCGGTTGCTGTTCACCGCGCCCATCGCGAGGTCGGCTGTGTCCACCTGCCCATCCAGGATGTGGTTGCCCCAGACCTGTCCGTTGCCGATCATGAGGCCCTGGATCGAGCCGGGCGGCATCGCCCCCGCGTAGCGCGCGTAGCCGACCGAGACCAGCGGCTCGCGCGGGGCCAGCACGTTGGTGCCGACGACCACCTCGATCCACACCTGGGTCTGGATCAGGGCCTGGTCCAGGCTCCCGGCGACCACCGTGTCCCCGATGAACGCGGAGTACAGGCCGTCCACGACCTCGACGTTGTTGGAGTCCTCGCACCACAGGAATCCGCCGGTGGCGGACTCGTAGAGCCGGAAGCTGACGGAGATCGCCCCGCTGAACAGGTTCGTGCCGTTGAGCAGGCGGCCCTGGTAATTGACCAGGTTCGGCACGGCCGTGATCTGGGCGGGCGCGGTCGCCGCGAAGGCCAGGACGCCGACCATCGAGAGTGCAACCGCGGGGAATGCCTTCATGATTTCCTCCTCGAAATGCAACCGGGCAACCGGTGTTCACCATACCCGGGGATCTGGCGCAGGGAAAGAGGTAAAGCGACAAAACCGATGGCGAAAACGACGGAACCGGTGTGGCATGGGGTATGCTTTTACATGGGGATGGCCATGAAGCGAACGACGGCAGTGTGGCTGGCGCTCGGATGGGGCATCGCCTCGCGCGCGCTCGGGGCGCCGGGCTACGGCGAGCCGCTCGCCGTCACGACGGGCGTGATCTACCGCGTGGGCACGGCGACGGCGCTCCAGAATGCCGTGGCCGCGGTCAACGCCGCCGGCGTCCCCGCGACGATCCTGGTCTCGAACGGGACCTACGTGCTGACCGACTGGGCGTTGCCCATGACCTGCAACCGGGTGATCGTCCGGGGCTTGAGCGGCGATCGCGATGCCGTCGTGATCCGCGGGCCGGACGAGGGGACGTCCGCCTCGCTGGAGCACGTCTTCTGGGTGGTCGCCTCGCACGTCACGATCGCGGACCTGACGTTCGGCTGGTGCCTCTACCACGGGATCCAGGCGCACGGGCAGCCGCCCTATAACGTGTCCGGCCTCTGGGTCCACAACTGCCGGATCGTCAACTGCAACGAACAGTTCATCAAGGGGACCTCGGCGCCCGACGATCCGGAGGGCGTGACGGACAGCCTGGTCGAGAACTGCCTCTTCGAATTCACCAGCGGCTGGGCCTACCAGTTCTACACGGGCGGGATAGACGCCCACAAGGTCGCGAACTGGACCGTGCGCGACAACCTGTTCCGGAACATCCGCGCGCCGGACGGCAACGCCGAGCACGCGATCCATTTCTGGAACCGCAACACCACGCGCCCGCAGAACGTGATCGTCGAGCGAAACATCATCATCAACTGCGACCGAGGCATCGGGTTCGGGCTCGGTTCGTGGCTGCAAGGCCACGACGGCGGGACCAGCGTGATCCGGAACAACTTCGTCTATAACGACGGGGCCGGGCCGAACACGGATGTCGGCATCGGGCTGGAGTCGGCGACGAGTGTCAAGGTGGACAACAACACGGTGGTCGTGCCGTACTGGGCGCCGATCGAGTACCGGTTCGCCGCGAGTTCGAATCTGGTCTTCCGCAACAACTTGGTGGACGGCAGTATCACCGCGCGCGACGGCGCCCCGGCGCCCGCGCGGTCGAACAACCTAGAGAGCGTGCAATCGTGGTGGTTCCGGAACCTGGCCAACGGCGACTTGCACCTCAAACCCGGTGTGACCAGCGTTCTGGACAAGGGCTGCACGGTGGCGGCGTTTGCGGACGACGCGGACGGCGACGCGCGGCCCGACGGCGCGGCGTGGGACATCGGCGCGGACGAGTACGCGCCGTGGAGCACGGATTCCAACGGGGACGGCGTGCCGGACGGGTGGTACCTGCAGTACGGGTTGAACCCGACCAGCCTGACCGTTGCGGCGGGCAACGCGGATGGAGACGTCCACAACAACGGCGAAGAATGGATCGCGCTGACCGATCCGACCAACGGCGCGTCGTTTTTCCGCGTCGAGGGAATCGGTCAGGTGAGCCCATTTACCGTCACGGTGCCGTGCTCCACGGCGCGGGTGTATTCGCTGGAGGGATGCGGGAGGCTGGATACCGGATCCTGGATGGCGGTTGAGGGACAGACCCATGTCCCCGGCCACGCGAGCGGGACCACGACGCTGACGGACACCAACGCAGCCGCTTTCCGGGTCTACCGGGTGGGCGTCGCGGTGCCGTGAACCCGATTCGCTCATGTAGGGGCGCCGCTTGCCGGCGTCCGTGGGCGTCGCAAGCGACGCCCCTACAGCCCGTCGGACTTCGCCGTGGCCTTTTTTGCCGCGGCGGGGTAGGGTGGCGTCCGGGTTCTCCATGATTCGAATCCATCGCTGGTTCTGGCTCGCGATGCTGGTGGCCGCCGCGACCGCGCGCGGGGGCGACCTGACGTTCACGGTGATGGCGGCCAACTTATCCGGCGACGACACCCTGTACCGACGGCCGGCCGGGCGGATCTTCCGGGGTCTCAAGCCGGACATCGTGGTTCTCCAGGAATGGAATGTCCTGGACGGCGACTACAGGAAGTTCGTGGGCCGGCATTTCGGGCGCGGGTTTTCGTTCTGCGTCCAGCGGTCGCGGCGCAAGGGAATGCCCAACGGCATCGTCAGCCGCTGGCCGATCACCGCGCGGGGGCTGTGGAAGGATCCCGTGGTCGACGACCGCGGCTTCGTGTGGGCGACGATCGACCTGCCGGGCCCGCGCGATCTGCACGCGGTCAGCGTGCATTTCAAGCACGGCGGGAACTCGAAGGAGAAGCAGAAGCGCCGGGGCGAGGCCGAGTTGCTGGTGGACTATATTCGCCGGGCCGGCTGGCCGGCGGACGATTATCTCGTCATCGCGGGCGACCTGAACTCGATCAACCTGAAGGAGCCGCTTTTTACGGTGTTGTCTTCCGTGGTCGGCAACGCCCGGCAACCGGCGGACCAGTCGGGCGCCATAGGGACCAGTGTTTCCAGAAAGAAGTGCTACGACCACGTCCTCGCGAATCCCGCGCTCGAGGCCTGCCAGGTTCCGGTCGAGATAGAGGGCCTCGTCTTTTCCAACGGCATGGTCTTCGACAGCCGGCGCTGGACGCCGCCCCCGCCGCCGATACTCCCGGACGATTCCGTGCAGGCCGGCATGCAGCACCTGGCGGTCATGAAGGCGTTCCGGATCCCCGTGCCCGACGCGGCGGAGCCCCTGCCGTGATTCAGCGGGGCGGATTCGGAGGGACAGATGACGACAAGAGGGACGACGACAAGAGGGACAGAGAACAGACGGAAAGGGACAGCGTGGGGACAGGGAAATTGTATCGGAGAAAAGACAAGGGAGAAGTGAAAGACAAGAGGGACAGAGAACAGACAGAGTGGGGACAGGGACAGAGAACAGACAGAGTGGGGACAGGGAAATTGTATCGGAGAAAAGACAAGGGAGAAGTGGGGATACAGCAATAGTCTTGGTAGATGCCTCTTGATGAGGGCACGGGCTTGAGGGGTCAACGGATAAAGAGGCGGATTCAGACTCTCCGAAAGTCTGATGGCCTCGGATGGGAGCCCC includes these proteins:
- a CDS encoding right-handed parallel beta-helix repeat-containing protein; this translates as MKRTTAVWLALGWGIASRALGAPGYGEPLAVTTGVIYRVGTATALQNAVAAVNAAGVPATILVSNGTYVLTDWALPMTCNRVIVRGLSGDRDAVVIRGPDEGTSASLEHVFWVVASHVTIADLTFGWCLYHGIQAHGQPPYNVSGLWVHNCRIVNCNEQFIKGTSAPDDPEGVTDSLVENCLFEFTSGWAYQFYTGGIDAHKVANWTVRDNLFRNIRAPDGNAEHAIHFWNRNTTRPQNVIVERNIIINCDRGIGFGLGSWLQGHDGGTSVIRNNFVYNDGAGPNTDVGIGLESATSVKVDNNTVVVPYWAPIEYRFAASSNLVFRNNLVDGSITARDGAPAPARSNNLESVQSWWFRNLANGDLHLKPGVTSVLDKGCTVAAFADDADGDARPDGAAWDIGADEYAPWSTDSNGDGVPDGWYLQYGLNPTSLTVAAGNADGDVHNNGEEWIALTDPTNGASFFRVEGIGQVSPFTVTVPCSTARVYSLEGCGRLDTGSWMAVEGQTHVPGHASGTTTLTDTNAAAFRVYRVGVAVP
- a CDS encoding endonuclease/exonuclease/phosphatase family protein, whose translation is MIRIHRWFWLAMLVAAATARGGDLTFTVMAANLSGDDTLYRRPAGRIFRGLKPDIVVLQEWNVLDGDYRKFVGRHFGRGFSFCVQRSRRKGMPNGIVSRWPITARGLWKDPVVDDRGFVWATIDLPGPRDLHAVSVHFKHGGNSKEKQKRRGEAELLVDYIRRAGWPADDYLVIAGDLNSINLKEPLFTVLSSVVGNARQPADQSGAIGTSVSRKKCYDHVLANPALEACQVPVEIEGLVFSNGMVFDSRRWTPPPPPILPDDSVQAGMQHLAVMKAFRIPVPDAAEPLP
- a CDS encoding tail fiber domain-containing protein, coding for MKAFPAVALSMVGVLAFAATAPAQITAVPNLVNYQGRLLNGTNLFSGAISVSFRLYESATGGFLWCEDSNNVEVVDGLYSAFIGDTVVAGSLDQALIQTQVWIEVVVGTNVLAPREPLVSVGYARYAGAMPPGSIQGLMIGNGQVWGNHILDGQVDTADLAMGAVNSNRIDWTDMPKGLQDGDDTGLVSESDPVFKAAAHAGDVTGLWSNLQLAADAVTGAEIVDGTVSNADVAANTFWETGGNAGTVAGTHYLGTADNRPLEIRVHNQRAALFVPSNGAPNIVLGSEANTISNNAGGAVILGGSNNVIGAGSGYSAIGGGRENTIENGSYFSTVAGGASNRIQVSAERSVIGGGANHSIGQISKSCTIAGGWMNRCGFYSRNNTIGGGYNNEIGQDVEGATIAGGESHDIAYRALYSTIGGGAFNSIQRTSCYSVVAGGYQNVVAEDSPGGVIGGGAFNDINPTSSYSSIGGGCDNRIFMYSAGGTIGGGISNEIGAASVDSTVAGGRQNLVRFDAGQSTIGGGVSNTVEAGARGAVIAGGVNNFINYTSEYSTISGGHQNSLNRDCNNAVIGGGSRNGMNYYCTNATISGGWKNYIEWGGAGCSIGGGYSNAISFYAAFSTIPGGLNNSVGQDAKYAFAAGRRAKANHRGAFVWGDSTDLDVSSTNTDSVTMRAAGGYRLFSNSSTNLGAILEPGATAWSALSDRDAKENFTPVDAEEILQQIAGLPITEWNYKADPNRRRYIGPVAQDFQAAFGLGSDRTINTLDTDGVTLAAIQGLYQAVQELREENAALRHELEQLKAQAP